Proteins found in one Ctenopharyngodon idella isolate HZGC_01 chromosome 16, HZGC01, whole genome shotgun sequence genomic segment:
- the gpn2 gene encoding GPN-loop GTPase 2 — translation MMSSHPSKPALHFGQVVIGPPGSGKTTYCRGMQEFLSHLGRKVVVVNLDPANEGLPYPCAVDISELITLDDVMDGLKLGPNGGLIYSMEYLEANLDWLENKMKHHHDCYFLFDCPGQVELYTHHNSVKNIFAQLSKWNFRLTAVHLVDSHYCADPAKFISVLCTSLSTMLHVELPHVNVLSKMDLIEQYGKLAFNLDFYTEVLDLSYLVEHLASDPFFKKFHHLNVKLAEVIQDYSLVSFVPLNVQDKESMMQVLRTVDKANGYCFGDLEERNLQVMMSAAVGADFQFSTTLGVQEKYVEVAGKTVEDEVMDL, via the exons ATGATGTCATCACATCCTTCAAAACCAGCTCTACATTTCGGCCAGGTTGTGATTGGTCCACCTGGTTCAGGTAAAACCACTTATTGCCGGGGCATGCAGGAGTTCCTGAGCCACCTCGGGCGTAAGGTGGTTGTTGTAAACCTGGATCCTGCCAATGAAGGGTTGCCTTATCCATGTGCCGTGGACATATCCGAGCTCATCACTCTGGATGATGTGATGGACGGTCTAAAACTTGGCCCCAATGGTGGCCTCATCTACTCTATGGAATATTTAGAGGCAAATTTGGACTGGTTAGAGAACAAAATGAAGCACCACCATGACTGCTACTTCCTTTTTGACTGCCCAGGTCAGGTGGAACTCTACACTCATCATAATTCGGTCAAGAATATATTTGCACAGCTGTCGAAGTGGAATTTTAGG CTGACTGCAGTGCATCTGGTGGATTCCCATTACTGTGCTGATCCGGCCAAGTTCATCTCTGTGCTGTGTACGTCCCTGTCCACCATGCTGCATGTTGAATTGCCACATGTCAATGTGCTCTCAAAAATGGACCTCATTGAGCAATATGGCAAACTTG CATTCAATCTGGACTTCTACACTGAGGTTCTTGATCTGTCATATTTGGTGGAGCACCTCGCTTCGGACCCTTTCTTCAAGAAGTTTCACCACCTGAATGTGAAGTTAGCTGAAGTGATCCAAGACTACAGTTTAGTGTCTTTTGTACCTCTTAACGTACAG GACAAGGAAAGCATGATGCAAGTTTTGAGAACTGTGGACAAAGCCAATGGCTACTGCTTTGGAGACCTGGAGGAGAGGAACCTGCAGGTCATGATGTCTGCTGCTGTCGGAGCAGACTTCCAGTTCAGCAC AACTCTTGGTGTACAGGAGAAATATGTGGAGGTCGCTGGAAAAACTGTGGAGGATGAAGTCATGGATTTGTAA
- the snip1 gene encoding smad nuclear-interacting protein 1 has protein sequence MMDNRRRHRESPARVVKTKIKQEKVSPARPPRTRRSSSGSSRSSNSPPTRRRDSKSPVRRKDRSPARRDRPSGRQQERSPRARRSRSPHRSTDVRLKREQDDHRGSESHRHRERRDDSNDRRVKREGDRPRQRERDREQDRHRGRERDAHIQQQQQAERERHNERRRENRLRQEAQSGSGDDEANEFGGQQDSDSAPAPEKEKPNFELSGALVEDTNTFRGVVIKYNEPPEARIPKRRWRLYPFKNDEPLPVMYIHRQSAYLLGRQRKIADIPIDHPSCSKQHAVFQYRLVEFTRADGTTGRRVKPYIIDLGSGNGTYLNNQRIDPQRYYELKEKDVLKFGFSSREYVLLHEFSDTAEVDAKKEEEDDEGLDE, from the exons ATGATGGATAACAGGAGACGGCACAGAGAATCTCCTGCCCGTGTTGTAAAGACAAAAATTAAGCAAGAAAAAGTGAGTCCCGCGCGGCCTCCGCGGACACGTCGATCCAGTTCAGGCTCCAGCCGAAGCAGCAACAGCCCTCCAACGAGACGACGAGACAGCAA ATCACCAGTCAGAAGAAAGGACAGATCGCCAGCGAGAAGAGACCGTCCATCGGGCAGACAACAGGAGAGGTCACCTCGAGCCCGGAGGAGCAGAAGCCCGCATCGCAGCACCGACGTCAGGTTAAAGCGG gAGCAAGATGATCACAGAGGGTCTGAAAGTCATCGGCATCGTGAGAGAAGGGATGATTCAAATGACCGCAGGGTAAAAAGGGAGGGAGATCGTCCACGGCAAAGAGAGCGAGACAGAGAGCAGGACAGACATAGGGGAAGAGAACGGGATGCGCACATACAACAGCAACAGCAGGCTGAGAGGGAACGGCATAATGAACGGCGGCGGGAGAATCGCCTCAGACAGGAGGCTCAGAGTGGCAGTGGGGACGATGAGGCAAATGAGTTCGGTGGTCAACAGGATAGTGATTCTGCCCCTGCACCTGAGAAGGAAAAGCCCAACTTTGAACTGTCAGGTGCCTTGGTGGAAGATACCAATACATTCAGGGGGGTGGTGATCAAGTATAATGAGCCTCCCGAGGCCCGTATCCCTAAAAGAAGATGGCGTTTGTACCCCTTTAAGAATGACGAGCCACTTCCAGTCATGTACATCCACAGACAGAGTGCGTATCTACTTGGACGACAGAGGAAGATTGCAGACATTCCTATCGACCACCCTTCTTGTTCCAAACAGCATGCTGTTTTTCAGTACAG ATTAGTGGAGTTCACACGGGCGGACGGCACCACGGGCAGGAGAGTGAAGCCGTACATCATCGATCTGGGTTCTGGTAACGGCACCTACCTAAACAATCAGCGTATAGATCCTCAACGTTACTACGAGCTCAAAGAAAAAGATGTACTGAAGTTTGGCTTCAGCAGCAGAGAGTATGTGCTCCTTCATGAGTTCTCTGACACAGCTGAGGTTGATGCAAAGAAGGAGGAAGAAGACGATGAAGGCCTGGATGAGTAG
- the dnali1 gene encoding axonemal dynein light intermediate polypeptide 1: MIPPSDSLLKYDYPVLVSKNTERKSTKSRPLKVSPQQMVDSGPVPPPPKPKSPSADDSKQQTEDILNAILPPKEWMEDNQLWVQPVSSAPCTRMDVIHLQEQLDKSLQERQARETGICPVRRELYSQCFDELIRQVTINCAERGLLLLQVRDEIRMTIAAYQTLYESSVAFGMRKALQGEQGKSDMENKISELESEKRDLERLLNEQKAKCEAIERQEAERREIEEKKHAEEVQFLKRTNQQLKAQLEGIITLKNKA, translated from the exons ATGATTCCTCCGTCTGACTCCTTGTTGAAGTATGATTATCCGGTGTTAGTAAGCAAAAATACAGAGAGGAAGTCTACAAAG AGTCGCCCTTTGAAAGTGAGTCCCCAACAGATGGTTGACTCCGGCCCAGTCCCACCTCCACCCAAACCCAAGAGTCCCTCAGCGGATGACAGCAAGCAGCAAACCGAAGATATCCTAAATGCCATTCTACCACCAAA GGAATGGATGGAGGACAACCAGTTATGGGTGCAGCCAGTGTCCAGCGCTCCATGTACACGAATGGATGTTATTCATTTGCAAGAACAGCTGGACAAAAGCCTTCAGGAGAGGCAGGCCAGAGAGACAGGCATCTGCCCAGTCCGCAGGGAGCTCTACTCTCAATGCTTtg ATGAGTTAATCAGACAGGTCACTATTAACTGTGCCGAGCGAGGCCTCCTGCTGCTGCAAGTGAGAGATGAGATCCGCATGACCATCGCTGCCTATCAGACACTGTACGAGAGCAGCGTGGCCTTTGGCATGAGGAAAGCACTTCAGGGGGAGCAGGGAAAGTCTGACATGGAGAACAAG ATTTCAGAGTTGGAGAGCGAGAAGCGAGATTTGGAGAGGCTGTTGAACGAGCAGAAGGCTAAATGTGAGGCCATTGAGAGACAGGAAGCAGAACGGCGGGAAATTGAGGAAAAGAAGCATGCTGAAGAGGTCCAGTTCCTCAAACGAACCAACCAGCAACTCAAG GCACAACTGGAAGGCATAATTACCTTGAAGAATAAAGCCTAG